TTCCCATATTTTTAGCATAATCCAGCCGTAACGATAAGAGGCATTATGCTTAGAATATGGAAAGTCGTAAATGTGCTGCAATcgtcgttaattaaaaaaagatggacTGGCCATTATATTCATTgccgtttcttcttcgtatttaCGTAAGTTAATTTgtcaatttattttgttacatcgttttaaattaaagtcattaatttttatatagtaattgtaaagttataaatatcgattaaagtgaaatagaatttattatagaaatagaaataaattataatatatatatatatatatatatatatatatatatatatattataatgtaaatatctataaattaatgaatttgaaaagagatatgttttcgattaattaatcgcgaaataaatataataaatttttatgaagtttttctttaatatctgTCCAATGTTTTGATGCGTTgtatgaattaaatttaaagaaaaatgtttaattattttataaaaataataatatcaaaaaagaattatgagaaagagagagagagagagagaaatataagatAGTCAATTCAAACCtacattttattatccttgtaaaataaataaataaataaataaataaagaagtaaataaataaataaatctttatttaatatccgcacaattatatcaacgtacgatttttaaatcattaattcattaatcgtGCGTATGTAATTGACCGAAATcagaaagaagataattaaaagaaacaaaaataaaaaggaagataaaacagacaaaaaaaaagataatttccGATAAGACAatgtattacatttatatatttatcaacgCGACATTAAACGTCAGTAATGTTACGAACGTCGTCTCGTGCTAATgacaatatttctttaaataacaacattatttttaattgtgttacaattattcaaataaaacctgatcgataattaattgattcatCGGGATActgttatatgaaaaaaaaaaaaaacaaaaaaaagaaaaaaaaatattctttttattaaattaaaaaaagaaaatgcgcGTTGCAATCGTCGGAGCTGGTGTTATCGGTTTGACGAGCGCATTGGCGTTGAAAGAAACTTTTCCGAAATATCAAGTGACCATTTTTTCCACAGTGTTTACACCAAATACAACGGGTGATGGTAGCGCAGGCCTATGGGGACCATTTTTACTCGGCGATACCCCCAAAGAAGATATTTTGTAAGcttcaatctctttttttttctttctttttttaaagacgagaaaaataaaaaaaaatagaattatctTGAAATTATCTATACACTTTGACCTTGTCGAAAAATCTTATCTATCGAATCTCACgataatgatttcttttttttctactttcttttcttttctttcttctttaaaaagatCTGTACAAattgtttgttctttcttttcttttcttttcttttcttttttcttattagcAAATGGGCAGGAAAGACGCACCgtttgtttgaaaaattttggaGAACTGGCCTAGCCAAGGAAACTGGTCTATGTCTTGTGCCGATAACTCGTGTGACCAGTGAAAACGATACGAACGAAACAGCATGGTTTAAATTGGTCTATGGTATTCATTCTTTAACTAccgacgaattaaaaaaattgaacgagGAACATAAAAGCAATTATGTGTAAGTACGTCCGttacgtatataatacaatattataaactaaaaaacaaaaaaagaaaaaagtttctaacatgttttcttttatagaaatGGATGGCATTTCGTGACGTATACCTGCGAGCCTACTCGTTTTTTACCTTGGCTAACGAACAAATTTCTCGCATTGGGTGGTGAATTAAAGAGAAGAACTATTCGTGACTTAGGTGAATTGATCGACGATGGCTatgaaattgttataaattgcAGTGGTCTTGGAGCACGAGAACTTGTCAATGACGACACTGTCACAGCAGTGAGAGGTCAAGTTTCTAGGGTAACTACGTTTCTCATACAcacaatgaattttatatatatatatatatatatatatatatatatatctttatttcttttcgtcattaattctctttttaatcatgtaatttttctttcatttattttctcatttttaaatcttctttttgAAAGGTAAAAGCACCATGGGTGATGCATTCTTTCCTAGTGGACGATAACGATTGCTATTACGTTATAccaaagtaaagaaaaaaaattttatcaacaaattttatatataatattaatacatataaatacatattaaaaaatgtaaaaatgtcAATCAATCTTGACGAGATCAATgacctcttcttttctttttttttctctcttcagtACAAACACCGTCGTCTTAGGAGGTACTCATCAAGAAGGGGATTACGATCTCAAAGTACGAGAAAAGGACACAAAATTCATTTACGAAGGATGTCATCGTATTCTTCCATCTTTAAAGGTAACaagcaataaataaaacgatcttaGTCGAGTCAAAGATTACTtcacaaaaattaaatcaatgtCTCGAAAGAGAGTTGTCGAATTTTAATATCGCATACGAACTTTTGGCCCAcgctatataataataatcgtcggCAAATGTTTAATTTCGATATgcgaagggagaaaaaaatgatttgtttATATAGAAAGCTGAGATATTAAGATCATGGGTCGGCCTTCGACCTGGAAGACCAAAAGTTCGTTTGGAAGCAGAGATTTTAGAGTCCAAAACAAACGGTAAAAAGTGTCACGTGAGTATGCCCGAAATATCGCAGTTTtgttcttctactttttttaaatatatcctaATCGATTTCTTTATCACAGGTGATACATAATTACGGTCATGGTGGTGCCGGTCTTACTTTGAGCTGGGGATGTGCATTGGACGTCGTTGAAATTGTTCAAAGTATCGATCGAAATGGAATACAACATTCGAAAttgtaatttcattaaaaagaaagtatagtcGCTAACGTGCACGatagaaatttgttataaattttataagaagaaattaatggaatattttttatatgaaaatattgtcGATCGTACGGAGAAGTGCGTTGATTTAATTGGAACAaacaaacgataataataaattttcatttggctataaataaataaatgatccgATCGTTAAAAGTATTTTCTCGTTAGGGTAATCGTGTAAAAATTGTTCgtgttacgaaaaaaaaaaaaaaaaagagagagaaagagaaagaagaacgttaGCAAACGAACTAATTAAACGAGATCATAATTAAAGAAACACACGAAGGTGGTAAATCGAAGAAGGTTAGTTACTGTAAGTTCAAAGGTACGTCGACCTATTTATGGTTTCGTGCACGTTCGTATACGAGACTGCAGAAATTCTAAATACGTCCGCAACAATCTAATTGAAGCTAAACAAGCTATGGAAATAGCTCTCGCACACACAATACCGCAGTGCACGGTAATATCTCGAAAAGATCGGACACGTTCCAAGTATCTcccattaaattattaaataatagtcCCATAAGTGTGTCAATAATTATCACGAAGTGGTctaatcgagaaaagaaaaaaaaaagaaaaaaaaaggaaagaaaaatcgatcgacgttTAATCGTcctaaaaaaaagtatttacttTACGAAACATCTTCAAtttatttgtcattttttttatttattccattctactaattaatataatttttcatttctgtttCATCGTaattagaaacaatttttatcgaaaggaattgtttttatttttttatcaattgttaaataaattttacgatctcgttttttctttttcttttctttttcttctttttgaatcAGATTTTGGGAAACGATCAACTGTcgacttttaaaaataagtaaatttcGCGAATGAACTAAATtcatacgaataaataatcgagaaaaCAAATGAACGCGACAATCGATTAGGTATatggatatattatatatacatatatatacaaaaaatgtataaaatcgTGCTCGTATCTCGTATGACAGAATAAGGATAAACCGaacatctttctttcgtcCACCTATCTTCCAGAATCCTTTAACGCGAGTATTCTCGGACACGTAAATTATAATCTCGTGtcgcaagaaaagaaaaaaattgaagaaaaaggagaaaaaagaaagaaacaataaagaaaaaccaCTATACAACAACATTAGAAAAGATTTCGAAAGTGATCACGATGCCCAAAAATTCGAGAACTCGTATGTACGgataagagaagaataaataaatatttcaaaagtaaTGTACGAGACAACAAAGGACAGAAGAAATGATAAGTCATTGTCATGAACATCCTTGAAAGTATcaataaacataatattacGGTAGTGAACGAGCCCAAAATTCGTGCCAATacattttcaagaattttacGTGAAATTGATTACGAAGAATTAGGCGAATCGATttgtaataagaattattCTAAAACTGTTTTTCAACGTCCATTGAAAAATCATacgatagaaaatgaaaaaggtaTATACGTAACCATCGTTTCagattatatgtattatatatgtatatatttatatatagacatgtttcatcaaataattttcaataataattcgatataacaATGTTATCGTATACAAGATTGctatatggtatatatatatatatattacacatgaGTTTATTAAATCATGTGCGTTCTCGttgatcaatattattatttttttactattgtTGACAGTTATTTTATGTGCCGAAAGTGACACCGAATCGAGAAAGACTAATGCTGAAAGTgcgaaaacgaagaagaaaaagaaacgaaggtgacatttgtaaatatatatacatatttgtgtgtgtgtgtgtgtgtatatatatattacacacacgtacatttACTGTACCTTttctacacatacacatacacacacatatatataagattgattcataaataaatgtaagaattaaaaagtttattacattgacataaaaaaaaaaaagattgttatttatgaatcaataAAATCTCGATATGacattctttttcatatcgtATAAATTGTGAATTagattagataatatatttttagcaAGTATCTTGCTTTATTTAGATTacataattatcatttaattctgcgtaatatcgttttattataattacattataacaTATGAGTGATAATTAAATCCGTTGAACTATAAcgaatatatctaaataattaattcaaatgtTATATTACTAACGACcgaattaataatcgataattaatgaatacgTTTCTCTTCGATAGATACTTAACTATTTGCACTAG
This genomic window from Vespula vulgaris chromosome 17, iyVesVulg1.1, whole genome shotgun sequence contains:
- the LOC127069896 gene encoding D-amino-acid oxidase; this translates as MRVAIVGAGVIGLTSALALKETFPKYQVTIFSTVFTPNTTGDGSAGLWGPFLLGDTPKEDIFKWAGKTHRLFEKFWRTGLAKETGLCLVPITRVTSENDTNETAWFKLVYGIHSLTTDELKKLNEEHKSNYVNGWHFVTYTCEPTRFLPWLTNKFLALGGELKRRTIRDLGELIDDGYEIVINCSGLGARELVNDDTVTAVRGQVSRVKAPWVMHSFLVDDNDCYYVIPNTNTVVLGGTHQEGDYDLKVREKDTKFIYEGCHRILPSLKKAEILRSWVGLRPGRPKVRLEAEILESKTNGKKCHVIHNYGHGGAGLTLSWGCALDVVEIVQSIDRNGIQHSKL